From the Heptranchias perlo isolate sHepPer1 chromosome 26, sHepPer1.hap1, whole genome shotgun sequence genome, one window contains:
- the LOC137342707 gene encoding ras-like GTP-binding protein RHO, with the protein MSTIRKKLVVIGDGACGKTSLLFVLSKDEFPEGYVPTVFDTYVADMVVDEKQVELALWDTAGQEDYDRLRPLSYPDTDVILICFSVDSPDSLRNIPDKWMPEVRHFCPGVPVVLVGNKKDLRSDERARKELARTKREPVKWEEGRAMAERIGAYDYLECSAKHKEGVWEVFETATRATLNVAEPGCFGCACTVI; encoded by the coding sequence ATGTCTACTATAAGGAAGAAGCTGGTGGTTATCGGTGATGGAGCCTGTGGGAAGACGAGCCTGTTGTTTGTGTTGAGCAAGGACGAGTTCCCTGAAGGCTACGTGCCCACCGTCTTTGACACCTACGTGGCCGATATGGTTGTTGACGAGAAGCAGGTGGAGCTGGCGCTCTGGGACACGGCCGGGCAAGAGGATTACGACCGCCTGCGCCCCCTCTCCTACCCCGACACCGACGTCATCCTGATCTGCTTCTCGGTGGACAGCCCCGACTCCCTGAGGAACATTCCGGACAAGTGGATGCCCGAGGTCAGGCACTTCTGCCCCGGAGTACCCGTGGTGCTGGTGGGCAACAAGAAGGACCTGCGGAGCGACGAGCGGGCACGCAAGGAGCTGGCGAGGACCAAGAGGGAGCCGGTGAAGTGGGAGGAGGGCCGGGCCATGGCGGAGAGGATCGGGGCCTACGATTACCTGGAATGCTCCGCCAAGCACAAAGAAGGCGTCTGGGAGGTCTTCGAAACGGCCACCAGGGCTACTTTGAACGTGGCAGAGCCAGGATGCTTCGGCTGTGCGTGTACAGTGATCTAG